Proteins encoded together in one Pantoea sp. CCBC3-3-1 window:
- the mqo gene encoding malate dehydrogenase (quinone) produces MTKTKLFPTLSLTALLVSSALHAETTPEKTDVLLIGGGIMSASLGTLLEDVQPDWKQIMVEKLDGVALESSNGWNNAGTGHSANMELNYTPERADGTIDVSKALEINEAFMISRQFWTSQVKSGVLNNPHSFINSTPHMSFVWGDANVEYLSKRYAALQKTTLFQGMKFSTDQDQIKQWAPLIIEGRDPKQKVAATWTPVGTDVNYGEITRQLVGSLKKNDNFKLETSSEVTEFKRNGDNSWHVTIKDTKNGAERTVDAKYVFIGAGGGALKLLQKTGIPEGDNYAGFPVGGSFLVTENPEIANRHVEKVYGQASVGAPPMSVPHLDSRTLDGKRVVLFGPFATFSTKFLKNGSLFDLLSTTTTSNVIPMTHVGLDNFDLVKYLVGQVMLSDDDRFAALKEYYPDAKKEDWKLIQAGQRVQIIKKDADKGGVLKLGTEIVTDQQKTVAALLGASPGASTAAPIAINVMKKLFPEQFNSPAWQEKIRNVVPSYGQTLNGNTALTQKVWDDTAATLQLTKPPVINMPAQEPAQSTITGQADKTPAKHDMAL; encoded by the coding sequence ATGACTAAAACTAAATTATTCCCGACCCTTTCGCTAACGGCCTTACTGGTTAGTTCGGCCCTTCATGCTGAGACCACACCAGAGAAAACTGACGTGCTGCTGATTGGCGGCGGCATCATGAGTGCTTCTTTAGGCACCTTGCTGGAAGACGTGCAGCCAGACTGGAAACAGATCATGGTTGAGAAACTCGACGGCGTTGCGCTGGAGTCTTCTAACGGCTGGAATAATGCCGGTACTGGTCACTCAGCGAATATGGAACTGAACTACACGCCAGAGCGTGCAGACGGTACCATTGACGTGAGCAAGGCGCTGGAAATCAATGAAGCCTTTATGATTTCCCGTCAGTTCTGGACTTCACAAGTTAAAAGCGGCGTGCTGAATAACCCGCACTCCTTTATTAACTCAACCCCGCACATGAGCTTTGTCTGGGGCGACGCTAACGTGGAATATCTCTCCAAACGTTACGCTGCGTTGCAGAAAACCACCCTGTTCCAGGGCATGAAATTCTCTACCGATCAGGATCAGATTAAGCAGTGGGCGCCGCTGATTATTGAAGGCCGCGATCCTAAGCAGAAAGTTGCGGCAACCTGGACGCCAGTCGGCACCGACGTTAACTACGGTGAGATCACCCGTCAGCTGGTGGGCAGCCTGAAGAAGAACGATAACTTCAAGCTGGAAACCTCTTCTGAAGTGACCGAATTCAAACGTAACGGCGACAACTCCTGGCACGTAACGATCAAAGACACCAAAAACGGCGCAGAACGCACCGTTGATGCGAAATATGTCTTTATCGGTGCTGGCGGCGGCGCGCTGAAGCTGCTGCAAAAAACCGGTATTCCCGAAGGTGACAACTACGCGGGCTTCCCGGTCGGTGGTTCATTCCTGGTGACGGAAAATCCAGAAATCGCTAACCGTCACGTAGAAAAAGTGTACGGTCAGGCATCCGTCGGCGCACCACCAATGTCGGTTCCGCACCTGGACTCCCGTACGCTGGACGGCAAGCGCGTTGTTCTGTTTGGGCCGTTCGCGACCTTCTCTACCAAGTTCCTGAAAAACGGTTCACTGTTTGATCTGCTGAGCACCACTACCACCAGCAACGTGATCCCTATGACACACGTAGGTCTGGATAACTTCGACCTGGTGAAATACCTGGTGGGTCAGGTCATGCTGAGCGACGACGACCGTTTCGCCGCGCTGAAAGAGTACTACCCGGACGCGAAGAAAGAAGACTGGAAACTGATCCAGGCTGGCCAGCGTGTGCAGATCATCAAGAAAGATGCGGATAAAGGCGGCGTGCTGAAACTGGGTACAGAAATTGTGACCGATCAGCAGAAAACCGTGGCTGCCCTGCTGGGTGCCTCTCCGGGTGCTTCTACCGCGGCTCCAATCGCTATCAACGTGATGAAGAAGCTGTTCCCTGAGCAGTTCAACTCGCCAGCATGGCAGGAAAAGATCCGCAACGTGGTACCAAGCTACGGCCAGACGCTGAACGGCAACACCGCGCTGACCCAGAAAGTGTGGGATGACACGGCGGCGACTCTTCAGCTGACCAAGCCACCGGTGATCAACATGCCTGCACAGGAACCTGCGCAGTCAACCATCACCGGGCAGGCTGATAAGACGCCAGCTAAGCACGATATGGCGCTGTAA
- a CDS encoding LysR family transcriptional regulator, producing the protein MTTLHDLDLRQLEAFAAVISAGNITAAAKALDRSQPAVSRLIQELEQSLGYLLFTRNGPRIHPTEEALQLHQYVQKALLSLQQIRLRAQEIGQQQHRPLHIAATPALAAGLLPQALATLGLQNKVHIISESAEQTAHAVISGEADIGLCSLPLEHHAVDLHWIGQSRCVVALQQDDPLAKETHITLNCLAGRRLIAPWNPLRLRGRFEKALKKLKVPPHETIETNSSANILACVRAGLGVAILEPVTAWGMPLEGVTIVPLEEDIPYFFGVITPQGRQLSLAVQSLIAALETAAEQLLSSFQRLPAAEHPRVMRLLNQED; encoded by the coding sequence ATGACCACCTTACACGATCTGGATCTACGCCAGCTGGAAGCCTTTGCCGCAGTGATTTCTGCGGGCAATATTACCGCCGCCGCGAAAGCGTTAGATCGCTCGCAGCCGGCGGTTTCGCGCCTGATTCAGGAGCTGGAGCAGTCGCTCGGCTACCTGTTGTTTACCCGTAACGGCCCGCGCATTCACCCCACCGAGGAAGCGCTACAGCTCCATCAGTATGTGCAAAAAGCGCTGCTTTCCTTGCAGCAAATCCGCCTGCGGGCGCAGGAAATCGGTCAGCAGCAACACCGCCCTTTGCATATTGCAGCCACCCCAGCCTTAGCTGCCGGTCTGCTGCCGCAGGCGCTGGCAACGTTAGGGTTGCAGAATAAAGTGCATATCATCAGTGAATCCGCTGAGCAAACCGCGCACGCGGTGATTAGCGGCGAAGCGGATATCGGTTTGTGCAGCCTGCCGCTGGAGCATCACGCGGTGGATCTGCACTGGATTGGGCAGTCGCGTTGCGTAGTGGCACTGCAACAGGACGATCCGCTGGCGAAAGAAACGCATATCACGCTGAATTGCCTGGCTGGCCGCAGGCTGATTGCGCCGTGGAATCCGCTGCGTTTGCGCGGCCGCTTTGAAAAGGCACTAAAAAAACTGAAGGTGCCGCCGCACGAAACCATCGAAACCAACTCCTCAGCTAACATTCTTGCCTGCGTCAGAGCGGGACTCGGCGTGGCAATCCTTGAACCGGTTACGGCCTGGGGCATGCCGCTTGAAGGCGTGACGATTGTCCCGCTGGAAGAAGACATTCCCTATTTCTTCGGCGTGATCACGCCACAAGGTCGCCAGCTGTCGCTTGCCGTGCAGTCATTGATCGCTGCGCTGGAGACGGCAGCGGAACAGCTGCTCTCTTCTTTCCAGCGCCTGCCCGCAGCTGAACATCCCAGGGTGATGCGGCTGCTGAATCAGGAAGACTGA
- a CDS encoding amino acid ABC transporter permease: protein MFDLEVLLPDFWSILDAVPGTLAMALTIFMLSTLTGGLFAFIEHKRIPVLRQLVIAYKVAFKGVPMVVVIFLAYYGLPPALHFVASRVGIEVNAHSLPNWVIIVVALTACVAAFQAEVVKGALNSFDQGQADAAHSLGYTGGQLFRRVLFPQIIVAAIPDLANSFMVIMKALSLAFAIEVVDIFAQAQLTAALNFYYLEAFAVAVVFYMVIAWVVTKIADKIEAALRVRT from the coding sequence ATGTTTGATCTTGAGGTTTTGCTGCCGGATTTCTGGAGCATTCTTGACGCGGTACCCGGCACGCTGGCGATGGCGTTAACCATTTTTATGTTGTCGACCCTCACCGGCGGTCTGTTTGCGTTTATTGAGCACAAACGCATCCCGGTGCTGCGTCAGCTGGTGATTGCTTATAAAGTGGCGTTCAAAGGCGTGCCGATGGTGGTGGTGATTTTTCTGGCCTACTACGGCCTGCCGCCCGCGCTGCATTTTGTCGCCTCACGGGTGGGCATTGAGGTCAATGCGCACTCATTGCCGAACTGGGTGATTATCGTGGTTGCGCTCACCGCCTGCGTGGCGGCGTTTCAGGCCGAGGTGGTCAAAGGGGCACTGAATTCATTCGATCAGGGTCAGGCGGATGCCGCTCATTCGCTGGGCTATACCGGCGGCCAGCTGTTCCGGCGGGTTCTGTTTCCGCAGATTATCGTGGCGGCCATTCCCGATTTAGCCAATTCATTTATGGTGATCATGAAGGCGCTGTCGCTGGCCTTTGCCATTGAGGTCGTGGATATCTTCGCGCAGGCGCAGCTTACTGCCGCGTTGAATTTCTATTATCTTGAAGCCTTTGCGGTTGCCGTGGTGTTTTATATGGTGATAGCCTGGGTGGTAACAAAAATCGCTGATAAAATCGAGGCGGCGCTCCGGGTCAGAACCTGA
- a CDS encoding amino acid ABC transporter permease: MHLSSMIPELLSALPLTLAIMFVALLAGFMLALVTTALRVRRIPGISQLADLYVSYARSVPVVLQLFVAFYGLPLITGLFGVDDFLSATTASMVGLSFYHGGYLSEVMRPAFLAVERGQHDAADSLGYGFRQKITRIIGPQAVHIALPGYGNAVIYLIHNVALVMYIGAADVMATAHLIMERDYNQYQFGTYLVLAVIYSLLCLIAWLVVRFFEHRHGKYVSKTAPAKIKFGSL, encoded by the coding sequence ATGCACCTTTCTTCCATGATCCCCGAGCTGCTTTCAGCATTACCGCTGACGCTGGCGATTATGTTTGTTGCCCTGCTCGCCGGCTTTATGCTGGCGCTGGTGACGACCGCGCTGCGCGTGCGGCGGATCCCGGGGATTAGCCAGCTGGCCGATCTCTACGTTTCCTATGCCCGCAGCGTGCCCGTTGTCCTTCAGCTGTTTGTGGCATTTTATGGTTTGCCGTTAATCACCGGCCTGTTTGGCGTGGACGACTTTCTCTCGGCGACGACGGCGTCGATGGTTGGCTTAAGCTTCTATCACGGGGGTTATCTGTCCGAGGTGATGCGCCCCGCCTTTCTGGCCGTCGAGCGCGGCCAGCACGATGCCGCCGACAGCCTGGGCTACGGCTTCCGGCAGAAAATCACCCGCATCATCGGACCACAGGCGGTACATATTGCCCTGCCTGGCTACGGTAACGCGGTAATTTATCTGATCCATAATGTGGCGCTGGTGATGTATATCGGCGCGGCCGACGTGATGGCGACCGCGCACCTGATTATGGAACGGGACTACAACCAGTATCAGTTCGGCACCTATCTGGTACTGGCGGTGATCTACTCGCTGCTGTGCCTGATTGCCTGGCTTGTTGTACGTTTCTTTGAGCATCGTCATGGGAAATACGTTTCCAAAACGGCACCGGCGAAAATCAAGTTTGGCAGCCTCTGA
- a CDS encoding transporter substrate-binding domain-containing protein translates to MPAIKTPLRRGAVVLALLAPFSFAQAADSAVRTIKIATSAESKPLSWGAIGVEPQGYEPDVLRAINAKLPQYKFQMEGAADIAQETGLVTGKYDMATGGYYKAPARSKQFLIPDSPIGASLMKIYSRKESTINGMKDLVGKNIVPVTAGGGVYKFVNQWQQDNPGEKVTIKASSAGIPYPDRLKEVQSGKYDALILPSNLGEQTVIDNQKLAIKASEPVAVNNTYVLIHRSEKNNALNDDVNNALKALKADGTLDKLSQKWFGEDVVKYMK, encoded by the coding sequence ATGCCTGCAATTAAAACGCCATTACGTCGCGGTGCCGTTGTTCTGGCCCTGTTAGCGCCATTCAGCTTTGCCCAGGCCGCTGACAGCGCCGTTCGCACCATCAAAATTGCCACCTCTGCCGAATCCAAGCCGCTGTCATGGGGCGCTATCGGCGTGGAGCCGCAGGGCTATGAGCCGGACGTGCTCAGAGCGATTAACGCAAAACTGCCGCAGTATAAATTCCAGATGGAAGGCGCAGCGGACATCGCCCAGGAAACGGGCCTGGTCACCGGGAAATACGATATGGCGACCGGCGGCTATTATAAAGCCCCTGCCCGCAGCAAACAGTTTCTGATCCCGGACAGCCCAATTGGCGCAAGCCTGATGAAAATCTACAGCCGCAAAGAGAGCACGATTAACGGTATGAAGGATCTGGTGGGTAAAAACATCGTGCCGGTGACCGCTGGCGGCGGCGTTTATAAATTCGTTAATCAGTGGCAGCAGGATAACCCAGGCGAAAAAGTGACGATCAAAGCGTCCAGCGCCGGCATTCCTTACCCGGACCGTCTGAAAGAAGTCCAGAGCGGCAAATACGATGCGCTGATCCTGCCTTCCAACCTGGGCGAACAGACCGTTATCGACAATCAGAAACTGGCCATCAAAGCGAGCGAGCCGGTAGCCGTCAACAACACCTACGTACTGATCCATCGTTCTGAGAAAAACAACGCGCTGAACGATGATGTCAATAACGCGCTAAAAGCGCTGAAAGCCGACGGCACGCTGGATAAGCTTTCGCAGAAATGGTTTGGCGAAGACGTTGTTAAATACATGAAGTAA
- a CDS encoding amino acid ABC transporter ATP-binding protein, producing the protein MLELNDITLSYGNTPILKGVNLTVNRGDVVSIIGPSGTGKTTLLRCINYLAKPASGTIVFDDIRMDYQSVDKAAVQAIRLRTAMVFQQFNVFKNMTVIENVMDPLVVVQRKSKDEAREIARQELDRVGLTARQDHYPSQLSGGQLQRTGIARALAVRPDVILFDEPTSSLDPELVGEVLKVIKDVTSSGITSLLVTHEMQFARSISNRIVFMDQGVVAAQGSPAEIFDNPAVPRLAQFLSSERVI; encoded by the coding sequence ATGCTGGAACTCAATGATATAACGCTTTCCTACGGCAACACGCCGATTCTGAAAGGCGTCAACCTGACGGTAAATCGCGGCGACGTGGTGTCGATTATCGGCCCGAGCGGCACCGGCAAAACCACGCTGTTACGCTGCATTAACTATCTGGCTAAGCCTGCATCCGGCACGATTGTTTTTGACGACATCCGTATGGATTATCAGTCTGTGGATAAAGCCGCCGTCCAGGCCATTCGTCTGCGCACCGCGATGGTATTTCAGCAGTTCAACGTCTTTAAAAACATGACGGTGATTGAAAACGTCATGGATCCGTTAGTTGTCGTGCAGCGTAAATCCAAAGATGAAGCGCGGGAAATTGCCCGTCAGGAGCTGGATCGCGTTGGCCTGACTGCCAGGCAGGATCACTACCCGTCACAGCTTTCAGGTGGACAACTTCAGCGTACCGGCATTGCCCGCGCGCTGGCGGTTCGGCCAGACGTGATTCTGTTCGACGAACCCACCTCCTCGCTGGATCCTGAGCTGGTCGGCGAAGTGCTGAAGGTCATTAAAGACGTGACCTCTTCAGGCATTACCTCTTTGCTGGTCACGCACGAGATGCAGTTTGCCCGCAGCATCTCTAACCGCATTGTGTTTATGGATCAGGGCGTGGTTGCCGCACAAGGCAGCCCGGCTGAAATTTTCGATAACCCCGCCGTTCCACGACTGGCTCAGTTCCTCAGTTCTGAGCGCGTAATCTAA
- a CDS encoding peroxidase-related enzyme (This protein belongs to a clade of uncharacterized proteins related to peroxidases such as the alkylhydroperoxidase AhpD.) produces the protein MIPQVSLKPLSWHPHIKPVELESATPDQLAAMKVTPSNKKVSEYVRTLAHDPESYVARTVLFNAIMYVDGGLDRADRELGALSASIVNGCKYCAVVHARRHAQLSKSNQVVSALWFDKTEKLSPRDAAIDRFARRLSVTPSQATPGDIAALRANGMDDREIIDLIHAISIFGWANRLMHVLGHATAVKGA, from the coding sequence ATGATCCCACAAGTTAGCCTGAAGCCGCTTAGCTGGCACCCGCATATCAAGCCGGTCGAGCTGGAATCGGCCACGCCAGACCAGCTCGCCGCGATGAAAGTCACTCCTTCCAACAAGAAGGTATCGGAATATGTGCGCACGCTGGCGCACGACCCGGAAAGCTACGTGGCCCGCACGGTACTGTTCAACGCCATCATGTATGTCGACGGCGGCCTCGATCGCGCCGACCGTGAGCTGGGTGCGCTGAGCGCTTCTATCGTTAACGGCTGCAAATATTGCGCGGTGGTCCACGCCCGCCGTCATGCGCAGCTAAGCAAAAGTAATCAGGTTGTTAGCGCGCTCTGGTTCGATAAAACAGAAAAACTCAGCCCGCGTGATGCCGCCATCGACCGTTTTGCTCGTCGCCTTTCGGTGACACCGTCACAGGCAACGCCGGGAGATATTGCTGCGTTACGCGCTAACGGTATGGACGATCGTGAAATTATCGATCTGATCCATGCTATTTCCATCTTCGGTTGGGCTAACCGTTTGATGCACGTTCTTGGACATGCCACTGCGGTAAAAGGAGCCTGA
- a CDS encoding CMD domain-containing protein, with translation MIDAIDQAAGLSPDDALYQTRRFRPEFVQGAEQCRQSVLQPENDAGLAHELRIALARRMALLNNDPPLIAEYDALLAALSPGEQLLALANGEKGLSGLFAALARHVDFITLTPDRAQAEDIRLLEKAGLNNAQIVALSELIAFINFQTRVAAGLRLMRSA, from the coding sequence GTGATTGACGCTATTGACCAGGCTGCTGGTCTTTCACCGGATGATGCGCTTTATCAAACGCGACGCTTTCGCCCGGAATTTGTGCAGGGCGCGGAACAATGCCGCCAGTCCGTGCTGCAACCCGAAAACGATGCGGGGCTCGCTCATGAATTACGCATTGCGCTGGCTCGCCGCATGGCTCTGCTGAACAACGACCCGCCGCTGATTGCAGAATACGACGCGCTGCTGGCTGCGCTGTCGCCAGGCGAACAGCTTCTGGCGCTGGCAAACGGCGAAAAGGGGCTGAGCGGATTATTTGCTGCCCTCGCCCGGCACGTGGATTTCATCACCCTGACCCCGGACCGCGCCCAGGCTGAGGATATTCGGCTGCTTGAGAAAGCAGGCCTGAACAACGCACAGATCGTGGCGCTTTCAGAGCTGATCGCCTTTATTAATTTCCAGACGCGCGTCGCCGCTGGCCTGCGCCTGATGAGGTCTGCATGA
- a CDS encoding NAD(P)-binding domain-containing protein translates to MTNTASTPATRSLAALEARLKQDLDLLELPAKPWVPSRTHHDAPVRDVVVIGAGMCGLAATAKLILTGIDNVVAYDAAPAGLEGPWVTFARMETLRSPKSLHGPALGLPQLTFRAWFAAQWGNEAWQALDKIPKNQWMDYLVWYRNVLNLPVRNNVRMTRIEAVDDLIAIDLEGAETGRVLTRHLVLATGRSGLGGFAIPDFLQGIDRAYWAHSADEIDFAALKGKRVAVIGAGASSMDNAATALEAGAGSVDMLIRRKAMPRINKMTGIGSQGVVHGMHQLPDAWKWKFVDYTASTQTPPPRSSTLRVSRHPNARFFLDCGIKAVTQEEDLLIHTTQGDMRYDYLIAATGFTNTFTGRPEFASLAPHIRSWADGRYTPEMGPARTAMLEAPDLGPAFEFRERTPGACPMLSRIHCFNDAAMLTHGKVSGDIPAVSAGADRLVRGITASLFAGDVATHFASLIAYDVPELQGDEWTDSTPLLKQENAL, encoded by the coding sequence ATGACAAATACGGCATCAACGCCCGCTACCCGCAGTCTTGCCGCTCTCGAAGCGCGACTAAAACAGGATCTCGACCTCCTTGAGCTGCCCGCCAAACCCTGGGTGCCGTCGCGCACTCACCATGATGCGCCGGTGCGCGACGTGGTGGTTATTGGTGCAGGGATGTGCGGTCTGGCAGCGACGGCAAAGCTGATATTAACCGGTATCGATAACGTTGTTGCTTACGACGCGGCACCCGCCGGGCTTGAAGGGCCGTGGGTCACTTTTGCCCGCATGGAGACGCTGCGTTCGCCAAAAAGCCTGCACGGCCCGGCGCTGGGTCTGCCGCAGCTGACCTTTCGCGCCTGGTTCGCCGCGCAATGGGGCAACGAGGCCTGGCAGGCGCTGGATAAAATCCCAAAAAACCAGTGGATGGACTATCTGGTCTGGTATCGCAACGTATTAAATCTGCCGGTGCGCAATAATGTCCGCATGACCCGAATCGAAGCGGTCGACGACCTGATTGCTATTGATTTAGAAGGCGCGGAAACAGGTCGGGTACTAACCCGCCATCTGGTGCTGGCGACCGGCCGTTCCGGCCTGGGCGGCTTTGCCATCCCTGACTTCCTGCAGGGTATCGATCGCGCTTACTGGGCGCATTCCGCAGATGAGATCGACTTTGCCGCACTGAAAGGAAAACGCGTGGCGGTCATCGGTGCGGGCGCATCGTCTATGGACAATGCCGCGACCGCGCTGGAAGCCGGTGCAGGATCGGTGGATATGCTGATCCGTCGCAAAGCGATGCCGCGCATCAATAAAATGACCGGCATCGGCAGCCAGGGCGTGGTTCACGGTATGCACCAGTTGCCCGATGCGTGGAAATGGAAGTTTGTGGATTATACCGCTTCGACACAGACACCGCCGCCGCGATCGTCCACCCTGCGCGTCTCGCGGCATCCCAATGCCCGCTTCTTTCTCGACTGCGGCATCAAGGCGGTAACACAGGAAGAGGATCTGCTGATCCACACCACTCAGGGCGACATGCGCTACGACTATCTGATCGCCGCAACCGGTTTTACCAATACCTTTACCGGTCGCCCGGAATTTGCCTCACTGGCACCGCATATCCGCAGCTGGGCCGATGGTCGCTATACGCCGGAAATGGGGCCAGCGCGCACGGCTATGCTGGAGGCGCCGGACCTTGGCCCGGCTTTCGAATTCCGTGAGCGTACGCCGGGCGCCTGCCCGATGCTGTCCCGCATTCACTGCTTTAATGACGCCGCCATGCTGACCCACGGCAAAGTCTCTGGTGATATTCCGGCAGTAAGCGCCGGTGCCGATCGGCTGGTGCGCGGTATTACCGCCTCGCTGTTTGCCGGGGATGTGGCAACGCATTTCGCCAGCCTGATCGCCTACGACGTGCCGGAACTTCAGGGCGACGAATGGACTGACTCAACCCCTTTGCTAAAACAGGAGAACGCGTTGTGA
- a CDS encoding anion permease — protein MSLTKDNIWKLLAPLVVMGIMFLIPVPDGMPPQAWHYFAVFVAMIVGMILEPIPATAIGFIAVTICVIGGNFLLFDASELANPAFHAGKEALKWGLAGFSSTTVWLVFGAFIFALGYEVTGLGRRIALFLVKFMGKRTLTLGYAIVIIDILLAPFTPSNTARTGGTVFPVVKNLPPLFQSFPNDPSARRIGGYLMWMMVIGTSLSSSMFVTGAAPNVLGLEFVHKIAGIQISWLQWFLAFLPVGLILLIVAPWLSYVLYKPDVTHSTEISSWAGNELKVMGGLTRKERTLIGLVLLSLGLWVFGGKVINATAVGLLAVSLMLALHVVPWKDITRYHSAWNTLVNLATLVVMANGLTRSGFIDWFANTMSTHLEGFSPDATVIVLVLVFYFAHYLFASLSAHTATMLPVILALGKGIPGVPMEQLSLLLVLSIGIMGCLTPYATGPGVIIYGCGYVKSRDYWRLGAIFGVIYISLLLLVGWPILALWN, from the coding sequence ATGTCTTTAACCAAAGATAATATATGGAAGTTGCTGGCCCCGCTGGTTGTAATGGGCATTATGTTTTTGATCCCGGTGCCGGACGGCATGCCGCCGCAGGCCTGGCACTATTTTGCCGTATTTGTGGCGATGATTGTCGGCATGATCCTTGAACCGATCCCGGCCACGGCGATCGGTTTTATTGCCGTTACGATCTGCGTTATCGGCGGTAATTTTCTGTTATTCGATGCCAGTGAACTGGCCAATCCTGCTTTTCATGCGGGAAAAGAGGCGCTGAAATGGGGGCTGGCCGGATTTTCCAGCACCACGGTCTGGCTGGTCTTCGGTGCGTTCATCTTCGCTTTAGGCTATGAAGTGACCGGCCTTGGCCGCCGTATCGCGCTGTTTCTGGTCAAGTTTATGGGGAAACGTACCCTGACGCTGGGTTATGCAATCGTCATTATCGATATTTTGCTGGCACCCTTTACCCCTTCCAATACCGCGCGTACCGGCGGCACGGTATTTCCGGTGGTTAAAAACCTGCCGCCGCTGTTTCAATCTTTTCCTAACGATCCTTCCGCGCGGCGTATCGGCGGTTATCTGATGTGGATGATGGTTATTGGCACCAGCCTCAGCTCCTCCATGTTTGTCACCGGTGCGGCACCTAACGTGTTAGGCCTGGAGTTTGTTCATAAGATCGCAGGAATACAAATCAGCTGGTTGCAATGGTTTCTCGCCTTTTTGCCCGTGGGTTTGATTTTGCTGATCGTAGCGCCCTGGCTCTCTTACGTGTTGTATAAACCCGACGTTACCCACAGTACTGAAATCTCCAGCTGGGCCGGTAACGAGTTAAAGGTGATGGGTGGCCTGACGCGTAAAGAGAGGACGCTGATTGGCCTGGTATTGTTGAGTCTGGGTCTGTGGGTGTTCGGTGGCAAAGTGATTAACGCCACCGCGGTGGGCCTGCTGGCGGTCTCGCTGATGCTGGCGCTGCATGTGGTGCCGTGGAAGGATATCACGCGTTATCACAGCGCCTGGAATACGCTGGTCAACCTGGCTACGCTGGTGGTGATGGCTAACGGCCTGACCCGCTCCGGCTTTATCGACTGGTTTGCCAACACCATGAGCACGCATCTGGAGGGCTTCTCACCGGATGCGACGGTGATTGTATTAGTGCTGGTGTTCTATTTTGCACATTATCTGTTTGCCAGCCTTTCGGCGCATACGGCCACCATGCTGCCGGTGATCCTGGCGTTAGGTAAAGGCATTCCGGGCGTACCAATGGAACAGCTTAGCCTGCTGCTAGTGCTTTCCATCGGGATTATGGGCTGTCTGACGCCTTATGCGACCGGGCCTGGCGTGATTATTTACGGCTGCGGCTACGTGAAATCCCGTGATTACTGGCGTTTGGGCGCTATATTTGGGGTGATTTATATCTCACTGCTGCTGCTGGTCGGCTGGCCGATCCTGGCGCTGTGGAATTAA
- the citG gene encoding triphosphoribosyl-dephospho-CoA synthase CitG produces the protein MMPIATRNTDAFEKLIHAWCDLAWRAMIAEVNLSPKPGLVDRFNCGAHRDMALADFYCSAAAIRGWLPRFVSYGASSAKRPEGDVLPGLRALGMACETAMFRATAGVNTHKGTIFSLGLICAALGRLYQSQHPLTAETICATVAAFCQGLTQRELQQNNPQRTAGQRLYQQLGLTGARGEAEAGYPLVIRHALPHYRALLAQHLDPELALLDTLLLLMALNGDTNVASRGGADGLRWLQQQAKRLLRNGGIRTSADLIHLQQFDRQCIARHLSPGGSADLLIVTWFLAHLSQVIPQPDFPRIPTENHSCL, from the coding sequence ATGATGCCGATCGCCACGCGCAATACTGATGCTTTTGAAAAACTGATCCACGCCTGGTGTGACCTCGCCTGGCGAGCGATGATCGCTGAGGTTAACCTGTCACCAAAGCCCGGGTTGGTGGATCGCTTCAACTGTGGTGCACATCGGGATATGGCGCTGGCTGATTTTTATTGCAGTGCGGCTGCTATTCGTGGCTGGCTGCCGCGTTTCGTCAGCTATGGCGCCTCCAGCGCGAAACGACCGGAAGGAGATGTTTTGCCGGGCTTGCGTGCGCTGGGTATGGCCTGCGAAACCGCGATGTTTCGTGCAACGGCAGGGGTGAATACGCATAAAGGCACCATTTTTTCCCTTGGGCTAATCTGCGCCGCACTGGGCCGTCTTTATCAGTCTCAGCACCCCCTGACGGCAGAAACGATTTGCGCCACGGTTGCCGCGTTTTGTCAGGGTTTAACCCAAAGAGAATTACAGCAGAATAACCCGCAGCGCACGGCTGGGCAGCGTCTTTATCAGCAGTTGGGACTGACCGGCGCGCGCGGAGAAGCGGAAGCCGGTTATCCGCTGGTCATTCGTCATGCGTTACCGCATTATCGGGCGTTGCTGGCGCAGCATCTCGATCCGGAACTCGCCCTGCTTGATACCCTGCTGCTGCTGATGGCGCTGAATGGTGACACCAATGTCGCATCCCGTGGCGGTGCGGACGGCCTGCGCTGGCTTCAGCAACAGGCAAAACGATTGCTGCGCAACGGCGGTATTCGCACATCCGCCGATCTCATTCATCTTCAGCAGTTCGACCGGCAGTGTATCGCTCGTCATCTCAGCCCCGGCGGCAGCGCCGATTTGCTGATTGTCACCTGGTTCCTCGCTCACCTTTCGCAAGTTATTCCTCAACCTGACTTCCCCAGGATCCCTACGGAGAATCACTCATGTCTTTAA